In Zunongwangia profunda SM-A87, the following proteins share a genomic window:
- a CDS encoding DUF1003 domain-containing protein yields the protein MMDKDIDKILTAKSEQVKKLQEIVKKAIEEETLITNNLLNPPKEILTRGQTISDKVAKFGGSWAFIISFFIVLVVWVLFNTLTPARDNFDPYPFILMNLILSCIAALQAPVIMMSQNRQEEKDRKRAENDYLINLKAELEIKALNQKIELLIQEQVQTLFESQEVQLEILKKLEQKL from the coding sequence ATGATGGATAAAGACATAGACAAAATCTTAACAGCTAAATCTGAGCAGGTAAAAAAACTTCAGGAAATTGTAAAGAAAGCGATTGAGGAAGAAACATTAATCACCAACAACCTGCTAAACCCACCAAAGGAAATACTTACCCGGGGTCAAACAATTTCTGATAAGGTTGCTAAATTTGGAGGCAGCTGGGCATTTATAATTTCTTTTTTTATCGTTCTGGTCGTATGGGTTCTTTTTAACACCTTAACCCCAGCAAGAGATAATTTTGATCCTTATCCATTTATATTAATGAATCTTATTCTTTCCTGTATCGCAGCGCTGCAAGCTCCGGTAATTATGATGAGTCAGAACAGGCAAGAAGAAAAAGACAGAAAAAGAGCTGAAAATGACTATTTGATCAATTTAAAGGCAGAATTAGAGATCAAGGCATTAAACCAAAAGATTGAACTTTTAATACAGGAGCAGGTACAAACTTTATTTGAAAGTCAGGAAGTGCAGTTGGAAATTTTAAAGAAACTTGAACAAAAATTATGA
- a CDS encoding Crp/Fnr family transcriptional regulator, whose translation MVRVNKDFLKFIQDHFKLTNDNDEIELVSFKADKILMEQYKITRNLYLIKSGICKVYFEEENGKEYILEFLSTGEILGELEIIRDEPCLCSVKAIVEVEAFKISKNYFLKLLNENFALNKIIIHSFAERIINTSKKASHQKLYAIEYSLKKIIEMQKQNNVEISKSDLSAYLGISVRSLNRSLKNLKDNPS comes from the coding sequence ATGGTTAGGGTAAATAAGGATTTTTTAAAATTTATACAGGATCATTTTAAACTTACAAATGATAATGACGAGATTGAATTGGTCTCTTTTAAGGCCGATAAAATTTTAATGGAACAATATAAGATTACTAGAAATTTGTATTTGATAAAATCGGGAATTTGCAAAGTCTATTTTGAAGAGGAAAACGGAAAAGAATATATCCTGGAGTTTTTAAGTACCGGTGAAATACTTGGGGAACTCGAAATCATAAGAGATGAGCCCTGTTTATGCTCGGTAAAAGCGATCGTTGAAGTCGAAGCTTTTAAGATTTCCAAAAACTACTTTTTAAAACTGTTGAATGAAAATTTTGCTCTAAATAAAATAATCATTCATTCGTTTGCAGAGAGAATAATCAATACCAGTAAAAAGGCCTCACACCAAAAATTATATGCCATTGAATATTCTCTGAAAAAGATTATTGAAATGCAAAAACAGAATAATGTTGAAATCTCAAAATCAGATCTGTCTGCCTATCTGGGAATCTCTGTTCGAAGTCTAAACAGGTCACTTAAGAATTTAAAAGATAATCCGTCCTAA
- a CDS encoding mechanosensitive ion channel family protein encodes MTTSFFTDFKTVIIIGIIIAITFSLALAFKFLSRKKINKLVKTKHIDPTSYLFATNLITAIIFIIGISLALIQIPEMKTLGHSILAGAGIISLVAGLASQQALSNIMSGFLIVLFKPFKINDRITFNQTYTGTVEEINLRQVILRDFENNRIVVPNSVISSNVIVNSNLNDTKICKMIEIGIGYSSDIGRALSIMEEEIKKHPLHIDIRTPEDIENGIPEVTSRVIALANSSVTLKAWAYADNTANGFSMYCDLLRSIKERFDKENIEIPFNYQNLIIKKED; translated from the coding sequence ATGACAACATCCTTTTTTACCGATTTTAAAACCGTAATAATAATAGGGATCATTATCGCAATAACCTTCTCTTTAGCGCTGGCTTTTAAATTTTTATCCAGAAAAAAAATAAATAAGCTCGTTAAAACAAAGCATATAGACCCAACAAGTTATCTTTTTGCTACAAACTTAATCACCGCAATAATTTTTATTATAGGTATTTCCCTGGCTCTAATTCAAATACCTGAAATGAAAACGCTGGGGCATTCGATTTTAGCGGGAGCAGGTATCATATCGCTTGTCGCGGGCCTGGCTTCTCAGCAGGCCTTAAGCAATATAATGAGCGGGTTTCTTATTGTGTTATTTAAACCTTTTAAAATAAATGATAGAATTACTTTTAACCAAACCTATACCGGAACGGTAGAGGAAATCAATTTAAGGCAAGTGATCCTTAGGGATTTTGAAAATAACAGGATTGTGGTTCCTAATTCCGTAATAAGCTCGAATGTGATCGTGAATTCTAACTTAAATGACACAAAAATCTGTAAAATGATCGAAATTGGTATTGGCTATAGTTCTGATATAGGAAGAGCTCTAAGCATAATGGAAGAGGAGATTAAAAAACATCCGCTCCACATCGATATTAGAACACCAGAGGATATAGAAAACGGCATTCCAGAAGTAACATCCAGGGTTATTGCATTAGCAAACTCGTCCGTTACATTAAAAGCATGGGCTTACGCAGATAATACGGCCAATGGATTTAGTATGTATTGTGATTTACTCCGTTCCATCAAAGAACGATTTGATAAGGAAAATATTGAAATACCTTTTAACTACCAAAACCTAATTATAAAAAAAGAGGATTAA
- a CDS encoding HAD family hydrolase has protein sequence MNIETIALDADDTLWVNEPYFQATEKEFCALLKDIMPEDKISAELLKTEMKNLELYGYGIKGFMLSMIETLYKITDAKADIKLVRKVIDLGHDLIQQPVELIEGVEDTLEKLSKKYKLVLATKGDLLDQERKLKASKLGKWFVHIEVMSHKTPDNFRKLIRHLEILPKNFLMVGNSIQSDIIPVLEINSYAAHIPYSITWNHEKHEKELEHPNLFKLEKIEDLLNHLI, from the coding sequence ATGAATATAGAAACAATAGCCCTGGATGCGGATGATACTTTATGGGTGAATGAGCCCTATTTTCAGGCTACAGAAAAAGAATTTTGTGCTTTATTAAAGGATATCATGCCCGAGGATAAAATTTCAGCGGAACTCCTTAAAACCGAAATGAAAAATCTCGAGTTGTATGGTTACGGTATTAAAGGTTTTATGCTTTCCATGATCGAAACATTATATAAAATTACCGATGCAAAAGCCGATATAAAGCTTGTTCGGAAAGTAATCGATTTGGGCCACGATCTCATTCAACAACCAGTAGAACTTATAGAAGGGGTTGAAGATACATTGGAAAAATTAAGTAAGAAATATAAACTGGTATTGGCTACAAAAGGTGATCTTTTAGATCAGGAAAGAAAATTAAAAGCTTCTAAGCTTGGTAAATGGTTTGTACACATCGAAGTTATGAGCCATAAGACTCCTGATAATTTTCGTAAACTAATTCGTCATTTAGAGATCCTGCCAAAAAACTTTCTTATGGTTGGGAATTCGATACAATCAGATATTATTCCGGTATTAGAAATCAACAGTTATGCTGCACATATCCCCTATAGCATTACCTGGAATCATGAAAAACATGAAAAAGAACTGGAACATCCAAACTTGTTTAAACTAGAAAAAATCGAAGATCTCTTAAACCATTTAATTTAA